In a single window of the Papaver somniferum cultivar HN1 chromosome 8, ASM357369v1, whole genome shotgun sequence genome:
- the LOC113305081 gene encoding putative disease resistance protein RGA3 — MAEILMSGATGFLKKLVGVVSEDIALAWDVKDDLKKLQSTSEMILTVIADAERRQEKEEVVRLWLRRIKDIAYDADDVIDEFSYEDMRRCDREDSPKQKVISFPSSSNPPLAFRLKMAKKIKDINKRLDQITKDMDRFELAITTPIPDGESTEHLDRQYTSHVNESEIVGRENDEYQIIKLLTTDTTTSSSFPNPNQYPENISIISIVGMRGLGKTTCTTRLQRQVGKESV, encoded by the coding sequence ATGGCAGAGATTCTTATGAGCGGTGCAACAGGATTCCTAAAAAAGCTGGTGGGTGTTGTCTCCGAAGACATTGCTTTGGCTTGGGATGTCAAAGATGACTTGAAGAAGCTTCAAAGTACCTCGGAAATGATTCTCACTGTGATTGCCGACGCGGAAAGGAGGCAAGAGAAGGAAGAAGTTGTAAGACTCTGGTTGAGAAGGATCAAGGATATTGCTTATGATGCTGACGACGTGATTGATGAGTTCTCCTATGAGGATATGCGTCGCTGTGATAGAGAAGATAGCCCGAAGCAGAAGGTAATCAGTTTCCCTTCATCTTCAAACCCTCCACTTGCATTTCGTCTGAAGATGGCTAAAAAAATCAAAGATATTAACAAAAGATTAGATCAAATCACCAAAGATATGGATAGGTTTGAGTTGGCAATTACTACACCAATTCCAGATGGTGAAAGTACTGAACATCTGGACCGACAATACACATCCCATGTGAACGAGTCAGAAATTGTAGGAAGAGAGAATGATGAATACCAAATAATAAAACTATTAACAACCGATaccacaacatcatcatcttttcCCAATCCTAATCAGTATCCTGAAAACATTTCTATAATCTCCATAGTGGGTATGAGGGGGCTGGGGAAGACCACTTGCACAACTCGTTTACAAAGACAAGTTGGTAAAGAAAGTGTTTGA
- the LOC113305079 gene encoding pentatricopeptide repeat-containing protein At1g63330-like → MLLLRTRTRVFSSYHGSGGNRISPLEQAVRDECKSGRIQKREDGLRYFDQLISEKPVPSNDTFCHVLSSLSKIKCYSDVIMLYKKMNLVGVQPNICTFNILINCCCKLGQANHGFCFFGQSIKRGYHPNVITLSTLIKGLCINDGIELAFKVFDKMTHTGIQPNAFTFNTLISGLCRTGKVGPALQLQNKMLKWNCTPDVVSYSVIIDTLCKGGLVDQALVHFSKMLRDSNVVPSVIVYSSLINGLCNSGRLNEAKRFFDEMVCRGISANVITYSCMIDGLCRHDQWEEARRYFDEMMDRGVSPNTITFSILIDSHCKDGMMEDAWRLFELMDKLNIKPDLFTYSSMIDGLCLTGRLQEAVKLFDSMLDRDLQPDVISCNVLIDGYCKRRMLDEAMKLFKKMKQNGLKPTTVTYSILLAGLYRDGRMKTANNLFNEMQTLGVSPNIVTYGTMLDGYCKNGYIEKAIEQFESMEDTGILANVPIYNILIRGLFQAGKLEDASKLFIQFPKKGLVPDVVTYTIMINGLFRSKMLLEANKLIIEMEDKGCLRDARAYDTIIKGFLVGKETDKALEFFHKMRATEFAPSDPVSSLIVNNCKCFTQKNRIALEVLRLQVKSTSFFISGEALGSALSLSFNCSTCLALSGKPPPERKE, encoded by the exons ATGTTGCTGCTGCGCACAAGAACAAGAGTATTCTCCAGTTATCATGGTTCTGGAGGTAATAGAATATCACCACTTGAGCAAGCTGTGAGGGATGAGTGCAAGTCAGGAAGGATTCAGAAACGTGAGGATGGATTGCGATACTTTGATCAACTCATTTCAGAAAAGCCAGTGCCATCGAATGATACATTCTGTCATGTATTGAGTTCACTTTCGAAGATCAAATGTTATTCTGATGTGATTATGTTGTAtaagaagatgaatttggttGGGGTACAACCCAATATTTGTACCTTTaacattttgatcaattgctgttGTAAACTAGGCCAAGCGAATCATGGGTTCTGTTTTTTTGGACAGAGTATCAAGAGAGGGTATCATCCTAATGTTATCACTCTGAGTACACTGATTAAAGGGTTGTGTATCAATGACGGGATTGAGCTGGCTTTTAAGGTGTTTGATAAAATGACTCACACAGGTATTCAACCTAATGCGTTTACATTCAATACTCTTATATCTGGGCTCTGTAGAACTGGTAAAGTGGGCCCTGCTCTTCAGCTACAAAACAAGATGCTGAAATGGAATTGCACACCTGATGTTGTTTCGTACTCTGTGATTATAGATACTCTTTGTAAAGGAGGTTTAGTTGATCAAGCTTTGGTTCATTTCTCCAAAATGCTTAGAGATTCAAATGTTGTACCCAGTGTAATCGTTTACAGCTCTTTGATCAATGGACTTTGCAATTCAGGCCGGTTGAATGAGGCAAAGAGATTCTTTGACGAGATGGTTTGTAGAGGAATCTCTGCCAACGTAATTACGTATAGCTGTATGATTGACGGTCTTTGCCGGCATGATCAATGGGAAGAAGCAAGAAGATATTTTGATGAAATGATGGATCGAGGGGTTTCACCCAATACAATTACCTTTAGTATATTAATAGATTCACATTGTAAAGATGGGATGATGGAAGATGCCTGGAGGTTATTTGAACTCATGGACAAGTTAAATATAAAACCTGATCTATTTACTTATAGCTCAATGATTGACGGTCTATGTTTGACAGGTCGGTTGCAAGAAGCGGTGAAACTGTTCGACTCCATGTTGGATAGAGACCTTCAACCGGATGTTATTAGTTGCAACGTATTAATTGATGGGTATTGCAAGCGTCGTATGTTGGATGAAGCTATGAAGTTATTcaagaaaatgaaacaaaacGGATTGAAACCCACAACAGTTACTTACAGTATATTATTAGCAGGACTATACCGGgatggaagaatgaagactgcGAATAATTTGTTTAATGAGATGCAAACTTTGGGTGTATCTCCAAATATTGTCACATACGGTACAATGTTGGACGGATACTGCAAGAATGGATACATTGAGAAAGCAATTGAACAATTTGAATCCATGGAGGATACTGGTATATTAGCTAATGTTCCAATATACAATATTCTTATTCGAGGTTTGTTCCAGGCTGGCAAGTTGGAAGATGCGAGTAAATTGTTTATTCAATTTCCGAAAAAGGGATTAGTGCCTGATGTGGTAACATATACCATAATGATTAATGGCCTCTTTCGTAGCAAGATGTTACTCGAGGCTAACAAATTAATCATCGAAATGGAAGATAAGGGTTGTTTACGAGATGCTAGAGCATATGATACCATTATCAAAGGTTTTCTCGTGGGAAAGGAAACTGACAAGGCATTGGAGTTTTTTCACAAGATGCGTGCAACAGAATTTGCACCAAGTGATCCTGTTAGCT CTTTAATTGTTAACAATTGTAAATGTTTTACTCAGAAAAACAGGATTGCTCTGGAAGTTCTCAGGTTGCAG GTTAAATCAACTTCATTTTTTATATCTGGAGAGGCTCTTGGAAGTGCTCTTAGCTTATCCTTTAACTGCTCAACTTGTCTTGCACTATCGGGGAAGCCGCCACCGGAACGAAAAGAATAG
- the LOC113305080 gene encoding leucine-rich repeat-containing protein 1-like: METLVLNDTDSVHVLLTNIQSLKKLRHLEDCFTDMEELPDSVTSLSNLQTLDLNHCELKVIPESISGLKSLRFLNISFNPIEELPVSVTTLSNLETLDVNTCKNLKALPEYVADLANLKIFNFENCPLLKALPEDFGALTQLRSLNLDGTDIKVLPESCSNLNNLELVYLHLCVLPKDVKNWTKLRRFYYKQRKAIISGIGKLECLQELIYLVPENEPEHSDGIEELGNLSSLVGVRDLQNVKHPIDAARANLKGKRNLIELGLHWGKKEEERVGMRSDQIFQVFEALQPPPCLRRLHVRNFMGLNRPSWICLPSLVELTLMNCKGMKQLPAGIGKLPHLRRAAPFISPSSKSGYPRLQQVVQNPLVSLFENVALGEDESQLNTSGLSCVITKGPSELSVPVKWSISAPED, translated from the exons ATGGAGACGTTGGTTTTGAATGACACGGACAGTGTTCACGTTCTTCTTACAAACATTCAGTCTTTAAAGAAACTAAGGCATCTTGAAGATTGTTTCACAGATATGGAAGAACTACCTGATTCTGTCACTAGTCTTAGTAATTTGCAAACATTGGATCTCAACCATTGCGAATTAAAGGTCATTCCTGAATCCATCTCTGGTCTGAAATCTCTTAGATTTCTAAATATCTCATTCAACCCCATTGAAGAATTACCTGTTTCTGTCACCACTCTCTccaatttagaaacattagatgTCAATACCTGCAAAAACCTAAAAGCACTGCCAGAGTATGTGGCAGATCTTGCTAATTTGAAGATATTTAATTTCGAAAACTGCCCATTATTGAAAGCACTGCCTGAAGATTTTGGAGCATTAACTCAGTTAAGGTCCCTTAACTTAGATGGTACCGATATCAAAGTATTACCCGAGTCTTGTTCAAACCTTAACAATCTTGAGTTGGTGTATCTTCACCTTTGTGTGCTTCCCAAAGATGTAAAGAATTGGACAAAACTAAGAAGATTTTATTACAAGCAGAGAAAGGCGATAATATCTGGCATAGGAAAACTAGAATGCCTTCaagagttgatttatttggtgcCAGAAAATGAACCTGAACATAGTGATGGTATTGAAGAGCTAGGCAACCTAAGCTCTCTTGTAGGCGTTCGAGATCTTCAGAATGTGAAACACCCAATAGATGCTGCAAGAGCAAATTTGAAAGGAAAACGGAATCTAATCGAATTGGGTCTACACTGGggtaaaaaggaagaagaaagggtgGGCATGAGGTCTGACCAGATTTTCCAAGTATTTGAAGCTCTCCAACCTCCCCCTTGTTTGAGAAGACTGCATGTTCGTAACTTCATGGGGTTGAACCGTCCCTCGTGGATTTGTCTTCCAAGCTTGGTAGAGTTGACACTCATGAATTGCAAAGGAATGAAACAACTTCCAGCAGGTATTGGGAAGCTCCCACATCTCAG AAGAGCTGCGCCATTCATATCGCCGTCTTCAAAATCTGGTTATCCACGGCTGCAACAGGTTGTCCAGAATCCCTTGGTTTCCTTGTTTGAAAATGTTGCACTTGGAGAAGATGAATCTCAA CTTAACACAAGTGGGCTTAGTTGTGTCATAACGAAAGGTCCATCTGAACTTAGTGTCCCTGTCAAGTGGAGCATCTCTGCACCTGAAGACTGA